From the bacterium genome, the window ACGCGTTGACGAACGCCGCCGCGATCCCCACCACGTAGAGCACCTGCGAGAGCCGCCCCTTGCGGTCGTCCCCCACGGCGCGCTTCAGCAGCGAGTCCGGACCCTGCGCCGCGATGATCCGCTGCTGCAGGATGAAGTAGGCCAGCCCCGCCATCAGCATCACGCCGCCGTAGGTCGCCGCCGGCACCGCCGCGAAGCCGCTGCCCCCCAGCCACCCGGTCGCCGCCGGCACCAGCGACAGCCAGAACAGCAGGTGCAGGTTCGCCCACAGGATGCCGCCGGTGACCCGGTCGGCCGTGTGCAGCATGTGGTGGTGGTTGTTCCAGTAGATCCCCAGGTACACGAAGCTGAGGACGTACGCCGAGAGCCCCGGCAGCACCTCGCGCAGCGCCGCGAAGTCATCGCCCGCGCCGACCTTCAACTCGAAGACCATGATCGTGATGAGGATGGCGATGACGCCGTCGCTGAAGGCTTCGAGGCGGGTGGTGCGCATGGGGCTCCTGGGTGGGCGGCGCGAAGGCCGCTTCGGATCTTCGCGGCCGGACCGCCCGGCCCGGCCCGCGGGACTACTTCGCCGGCAACGACCCCGCGAAGGCGAGGCCCATCTGAACCCACTTCGCCAGCTGCGCCTTCGTGCGCGTGCCCTCGTTCGCCACGAAGACGAACCCCTTCATGGGCTTGCCGGTGAAGTCCATGGGCCGGGCGTGCTTGTGGGCGAGGGCCTTGTCGTGCTGGTCGGGCCCGACGCGGACCATGAGGCCGTTCTTCGCGTCGGCCCCGCAGAACATGTTCCCGCGGTAGAGGAAGCACACGCCCCCGAACATCTTCTTCTCGGCGACCTGCCTGGGCCGGACCGCCTTGCCGCCCACCTCGAGGCCGTCGGCGACGAGGGCGCGGATGCGGGCGTTGAGGTTCTCGTCGAGGGGCATGGGGGCTCCATGGGACCTGTGGGTGAAGCCAGGTTCAGAAACTGCACAGACTATCTCCGAAATCCCGGCCCAATGAAAGCGGGATGATGCTGTTTGACGCCACAGACCGAGACGTCACGCACGGCCAACTCTTGAGAAAACGCGAGCTCACATGTTCTG encodes:
- a CDS encoding DUF1211 domain-containing protein; the protein is MRTTRLEAFSDGVIAILITIMVFELKVGAGDDFAALREVLPGLSAYVLSFVYLGIYWNNHHHMLHTADRVTGGILWANLHLLFWLSLVPAATGWLGGSGFAAVPAATYGGVMLMAGLAYFILQQRIIAAQGPDSLLKRAVGDDRKGRLSQVLYVVGIAAAFVNAWISVAMYVLVALIWLVPDRRVESALGAAARDD
- a CDS encoding TfoX/Sxy family protein: MPLDENLNARIRALVADGLEVGGKAVRPRQVAEKKMFGGVCFLYRGNMFCGADAKNGLMVRVGPDQHDKALAHKHARPMDFTGKPMKGFVFVANEGTRTKAQLAKWVQMGLAFAGSLPAK